The following proteins are co-located in the Desulfomicrobium macestii genome:
- a CDS encoding STAS domain-containing protein, translated as MSAIVREGNIATITPGQDLVSSMVPEFKQELASLLADSPAEVRIDLTGAGMMDSIGIGVIIATHNSMKKKGGKLIIVNASGNIIKLFKSMRLDQHLNLDS; from the coding sequence ATGTCTGCTATCGTCCGCGAAGGGAATATTGCCACCATCACCCCGGGTCAGGATCTTGTGTCCTCCATGGTTCCGGAGTTCAAGCAGGAGCTGGCTTCGTTGCTGGCGGACTCCCCGGCGGAGGTGCGTATCGATCTGACCGGGGCGGGGATGATGGACTCCATAGGTATCGGAGTGATCATTGCCACGCACAATTCCATGAAGAAAAAAGGCGGGAAGTTGATCATTGTCAACGCTTCAGGAAATATAATCAAACTTTTCAAGTCGATGCGTCTTGACCAGCATCTGAACCTGGACTCATAA
- a CDS encoding putative bifunctional diguanylate cyclase/phosphodiesterase produces MTSTQHAPNTEPPVTTSILLVEDNAIVAFDMQQRLQKLGYQVQGIITSGEEAIAAVARQAPSLILMDIFLDGRIDGIEAAKAILENTQIPIIFLTAHDDEETLGRAKITETFGYIIKPAESRDLHVAIEIALYKHSAAQALQKSEQQYRLLFDSMLNGFALHEVVTDASGKPRDLLFLDVNPAFASFFGLPAKDIVGRSLRQLSEKVEPYWIDILAKTAMTRESIRFDSFAGFVGKHFSVVAFSPQPRQVAAIFEDTTKRKDAEKHLQHRTFHDALTNLPNRALCLDRIQQAMERSQVRDDYLFAVVQVDIDRFKDVNDSLGHLVGDQLLQSIGHILLDTVSAVDTVARLGDDEFVVLLEELPSRKAGTATIKKIKSALNRTLDIEHHPIHISACFGALFGPNEYTSPEYFLQGANIALRHAQEQGLDQLRFYAPEMQDKALRKLDTETRLRNAISENEFFLALQPIFSIGQNPTLSGFEALLRWKPKDKDWVPPSEFIPIAEQTGLILPIGQWVLEQSCKVLRSWAEKYPENAFSVSVNLSARQFSDPDLVQNLFNCIRHNRINPLQLKLEITESDVMTNPEATIQKLRIMKELGMAILVDDFGTGYSSMSYLQRFPIDTLKIDRSFVTHLDKHANRVIVRTIVNLAHSLGLSVVAEGIETEAQYLTLREMGCEYAQGYHFSKPILLDQIDEFIREHI; encoded by the coding sequence ATGACATCCACCCAGCACGCGCCGAACACCGAACCACCCGTCACTACCAGTATCCTGCTGGTCGAAGACAACGCCATTGTCGCCTTCGACATGCAGCAACGGCTGCAAAAGCTCGGGTACCAGGTCCAGGGCATCATCACCTCCGGCGAGGAAGCCATCGCCGCAGTTGCACGGCAAGCGCCGTCACTGATCCTCATGGACATCTTTCTCGATGGGCGCATCGACGGCATCGAAGCGGCCAAGGCCATCCTTGAAAACACGCAGATCCCCATCATCTTCCTGACCGCCCATGACGACGAAGAAACCCTTGGGCGCGCCAAGATCACCGAGACCTTCGGCTACATCATAAAACCCGCCGAATCCCGGGACCTGCACGTAGCCATCGAAATCGCCCTCTACAAGCATTCCGCCGCGCAGGCGCTCCAGAAGAGCGAACAGCAGTACAGGCTGCTTTTCGATTCCATGCTGAACGGCTTCGCCCTGCACGAGGTCGTGACCGACGCTTCGGGAAAACCCAGGGATCTGCTCTTCCTCGACGTCAACCCGGCCTTTGCCAGCTTCTTCGGCCTGCCCGCAAAAGACATCGTCGGACGCAGCCTGCGTCAGCTTTCGGAAAAGGTCGAACCTTACTGGATCGACATCCTCGCCAAGACCGCCATGACCCGCGAGTCGATCCGCTTCGACAGCTTCGCGGGATTCGTGGGCAAACATTTCTCCGTGGTCGCCTTCAGCCCCCAGCCCAGGCAGGTGGCCGCCATATTCGAGGACACCACCAAGCGCAAGGACGCCGAAAAGCATCTGCAGCACCGAACCTTCCACGACGCCCTGACCAACCTGCCCAACCGCGCCCTCTGCCTGGACCGCATCCAGCAGGCCATGGAGCGCAGCCAGGTACGCGACGACTACCTCTTTGCCGTCGTGCAGGTCGATATCGACCGCTTCAAGGACGTCAACGACAGCCTCGGGCATCTTGTCGGCGACCAGCTGTTGCAGTCCATAGGCCACATCCTGCTTGATACCGTGTCCGCGGTGGACACGGTGGCACGCCTTGGCGACGACGAGTTCGTGGTGCTGCTGGAGGAATTGCCATCCAGGAAAGCGGGCACGGCCACCATCAAAAAAATCAAGTCCGCCCTGAACCGCACCCTGGACATCGAACATCATCCCATCCACATCAGTGCGTGTTTCGGCGCTCTCTTCGGGCCCAACGAATACACCTCGCCCGAATACTTTCTGCAGGGAGCCAACATCGCCCTGCGCCACGCCCAGGAACAGGGCCTGGACCAGCTGCGCTTTTACGCGCCGGAAATGCAGGACAAGGCCCTCAGGAAACTGGACACGGAAACACGGCTGCGCAACGCCATCAGCGAAAACGAGTTCTTCCTGGCCCTGCAACCAATTTTCTCCATCGGCCAGAACCCGACCCTGAGCGGCTTCGAAGCCCTCTTGCGCTGGAAGCCCAAGGACAAGGACTGGGTTCCCCCCAGCGAATTCATCCCCATTGCCGAACAGACCGGGCTCATCCTGCCCATCGGACAATGGGTGCTGGAGCAATCCTGCAAGGTATTGCGATCCTGGGCCGAAAAATACCCGGAAAATGCCTTCAGCGTGTCCGTCAACCTGTCCGCGCGCCAGTTCTCCGATCCCGATCTGGTGCAAAACCTGTTCAACTGCATCCGCCACAACCGCATCAACCCATTGCAGCTCAAGCTCGAGATCACGGAAAGCGACGTCATGACCAACCCCGAGGCGACGATCCAGAAGCTTCGCATCATGAAGGAGCTCGGCATGGCCATTCTGGTCGATGATTTCGGCACGGGCTACTCGTCCATGAGCTACCTGCAACGCTTTCCCATCGACACGCTCAAAATCGACCGCAGTTTCGTGACTCATCTGGACAAGCACGCCAACCGCGTCATCGTGCGCACCATCGTCAACCTGGCCCACAGCCTTGGCCTGTCCGTGGTGGCCGAGGGCATCGAGACCGAAGCCCAATACCTGACGCTCAGGGAGATGGGCTGCGAATACGCGCAGGGCTACCATTTCTCCAAACCCATCCTGCTCGACCAGATCGACGAGTTCATCCGCGAACACATCTGA